In Arcanobacterium wilhelmae, the following are encoded in one genomic region:
- a CDS encoding MFS transporter, with protein MAGKLRALFADTRPLKSPDFRRLWLANIITVIGAQLTVVAVPAQIYDITGSSGMVGLAGAFGLVPLVIFGLYGGALADYFDRRRLLEFTTLGLIGTSALFWAQAAAGLNNVWVLLLIFSAQQAFFAINQPTRTAILPTLVPKSQIPAANALNMTVFSAGAIAGPLVGGMLIPVLGYSSLYLVDTLTLFATLYAVYRLPSLPAPAHDAGGTCDAGAPAKRSAPGFAAVLDGLKYLSVHQIVLLSFVVDLIAMIAGMPRALYPEVAHVNFGGPLEGGTEFALLNAALPIGALLGGMFSGWVSRVRRYGLAVLILIAIWGGAMFALGLMFTFAPYAPGWFLFGAMVALAVGGIADMGSASFRQGILLGSTNDKVRGRLQGVFIVVVAGGPRLADVVHGGAAELVGPNVTTWAGGLLVVLGMAVIAVAYPALRKFEAAPSDVQH; from the coding sequence ATGGCAGGGAAGTTGCGCGCACTATTTGCGGATACGCGCCCGCTCAAGAGCCCGGATTTCCGCCGGCTCTGGCTGGCGAACATCATCACCGTGATCGGCGCGCAGCTCACTGTGGTAGCAGTGCCGGCGCAAATCTACGACATCACCGGCTCCTCCGGCATGGTGGGCCTCGCCGGCGCGTTCGGCCTGGTCCCGCTCGTGATTTTCGGCTTGTACGGCGGCGCGCTCGCCGACTACTTCGACCGCCGTCGCCTCCTCGAGTTCACCACCCTCGGCCTGATCGGCACGTCGGCGCTGTTCTGGGCGCAGGCCGCTGCCGGCCTGAATAATGTGTGGGTGCTGCTCCTGATTTTCTCGGCGCAACAGGCGTTCTTCGCGATCAACCAGCCGACGCGCACGGCGATCCTGCCTACACTCGTTCCCAAATCGCAGATTCCCGCGGCGAACGCCCTGAACATGACGGTGTTCTCGGCCGGCGCGATCGCCGGCCCGCTCGTGGGAGGCATGCTAATCCCGGTGCTCGGCTATTCCTCCCTCTATCTCGTCGACACTCTCACGCTTTTCGCGACGCTTTACGCTGTCTACCGGTTGCCGTCCCTGCCGGCTCCCGCCCACGACGCCGGTGGTACATGCGACGCCGGCGCCCCCGCCAAGCGTTCCGCCCCGGGTTTCGCTGCGGTGCTCGATGGTTTGAAGTACCTCTCGGTCCACCAGATCGTGCTGCTGTCCTTCGTGGTGGATCTGATCGCGATGATCGCGGGCATGCCCCGCGCGCTCTATCCGGAGGTGGCGCACGTGAATTTCGGCGGCCCGCTTGAGGGTGGTACCGAGTTTGCCCTGCTCAACGCTGCGCTCCCGATCGGCGCATTGCTGGGTGGCATGTTCTCGGGCTGGGTGAGCCGCGTGCGCCGATATGGCCTGGCTGTGCTGATCCTGATCGCGATTTGGGGTGGGGCGATGTTTGCGCTCGGTTTGATGTTCACGTTCGCGCCGTATGCGCCGGGTTGGTTCCTGTTTGGCGCGATGGTGGCGCTCGCGGTGGGCGGTATTGCGGATATGGGGTCGGCGTCGTTCCGGCAGGGTATCCTGCTCGGCTCCACGAACGACAAGGTTCGTGGCCGCCTCCAGGGCGTGTTTATTGTGGTGGTTGCGGGCGGCCCACGCTTAGCGGACGTGGTGCATGGCGGCGCGGCCGAGCTTGTTGGCCCGAATGTCACGACCTGGGCTGGTGGCCTGCTGGTGGTGCTCGGCATGGCTGTGATTGCGGTTGCCTATCCGGCGTTGAGAAAGTTTGAGGCCGCGCCTTCCGACGTCCAACACTAA
- a CDS encoding helix-turn-helix transcriptional regulator produces MPRKTNPAKGGSHPKSGRKEVATLSEPRLRVLRAVADLGPQVRLDTLVKHLDGHPNTTRHHLTALSELGYVHELTCSSCGVGRPAKCFTITKAGRIAEASSHVARTRISALELMAAVLAEQSAAKDLAYEAGHKWGTQAEQVTEENVEAMLTDVGFAPYHDDDGSFQLLACPLLDAAQKYPELICRVHAGYLAGRVDAATRLEPFAGEGYCRLLVGKRAADADAEGAPSITQVSDKRGPVCPSCAEHHTA; encoded by the coding sequence ATGCCACGCAAAACAAATCCAGCGAAGGGTGGATCACACCCGAAGAGCGGGCGGAAAGAGGTCGCCACGCTCAGCGAGCCACGCCTGCGCGTGTTGCGCGCGGTTGCCGATCTCGGGCCGCAGGTTCGGCTCGACACGCTCGTCAAACACCTCGACGGGCACCCGAACACCACCCGCCACCATCTCACAGCGCTCTCCGAACTCGGTTACGTGCATGAGCTGACGTGCTCTTCGTGCGGGGTCGGGCGGCCGGCGAAATGCTTCACGATCACGAAGGCTGGCCGGATTGCGGAGGCAAGCTCGCATGTGGCACGCACGCGCATCTCAGCGTTGGAACTGATGGCGGCTGTGCTCGCGGAGCAGTCCGCCGCGAAGGACCTCGCCTACGAGGCCGGCCACAAGTGGGGCACACAGGCCGAGCAGGTTACGGAAGAAAACGTGGAGGCGATGCTCACCGACGTCGGCTTTGCGCCTTACCACGACGACGACGGCTCATTCCAGCTCCTCGCCTGCCCGCTACTCGACGCGGCACAAAAATACCCGGAACTCATTTGCCGCGTCCACGCCGGCTACCTCGCCGGACGCGTCGACGCCGCCACCCGGCTCGAGCCATTCGCCGGGGAGGGCTACTGCCGTTTGCTGGTTGGCAAGCGGGCCGCCGACGCCGACGCTGAAGGTGCGCCGAGCATTACGCAAGTGAGCGACAAGCGCGGGCCAGTGTGCCCAAGCTGCGCCGAACACCATACGGCCTGA
- a CDS encoding class I SAM-dependent methyltransferase, producing MTSFSPAPSALDRLICDVAGAEAPAARAFVVASDPDGSLLSWANAHGTAVVVASDYREYARAQAHGTAAHALTQLAPGSAPGAVGVGHLPKSLAGIRYLARQLARAGVETLVLGANTKHMSRSMNAELARSYANVHASRGRGKFRCLVASGPLPNLPELEPSTGGPGGRLHAVGGVFGGASDDAGGRLLAEAFLNDYLVRVTDTEQRDFKGKTPVTKGKVVTVSREECSNGPFILVDLGCGNGSVSRRVLDTTGGLIAGFPQDKADSEPTSQVRHEKFDSIDKDRFRFRVLATDVDAAAVASARLTLASYANAGLVSVSWDDAGEQIPDSSADVVLLNPPFHDGAGIDTSLVEHLLDNADRLLASGGELYLVYNSHLAYLPAVRRQFGIVQQIVRDRRFTVLKAWQNQGNRDL from the coding sequence ATGACCTCATTTTCGCCCGCACCCTCCGCTTTGGATCGGCTTATTTGCGACGTTGCCGGTGCCGAGGCGCCGGCGGCGCGCGCCTTCGTTGTTGCCTCAGATCCAGATGGCTCACTCCTGAGCTGGGCGAATGCCCACGGAACGGCCGTTGTTGTGGCTAGTGACTATCGCGAATATGCGCGCGCGCAGGCCCACGGCACCGCCGCCCACGCCCTCACGCAACTCGCGCCAGGGAGCGCACCGGGTGCGGTCGGCGTCGGGCATCTGCCGAAATCGCTCGCCGGGATCCGCTACCTCGCACGTCAACTCGCGCGCGCCGGCGTCGAAACCTTGGTGCTCGGCGCGAACACGAAACACATGAGCCGCTCGATGAATGCCGAACTCGCCCGCTCCTACGCGAACGTGCACGCCTCGCGCGGCCGCGGAAAGTTCCGCTGCCTTGTCGCGAGCGGGCCGCTCCCGAACCTGCCAGAGCTCGAACCGTCTACCGGCGGGCCTGGCGGACGCCTGCACGCTGTCGGTGGCGTGTTCGGCGGCGCGTCCGACGACGCCGGTGGCCGCCTCCTCGCCGAGGCGTTCTTGAATGACTATTTGGTTCGTGTCACAGATACTGAACAGAGAGATTTCAAGGGGAAAACGCCAGTGACGAAAGGGAAAGTTGTCACTGTGTCCCGAGAAGAGTGCTCCAATGGTCCTTTCATTCTCGTAGATCTTGGATGTGGAAATGGATCTGTGTCACGCCGAGTCCTCGACACTACCGGTGGTTTGATAGCAGGTTTTCCCCAAGACAAAGCGGATTCTGAGCCAACGTCGCAGGTGCGACACGAAAAATTTGATTCCATCGATAAGGATCGATTCCGATTTCGTGTACTTGCGACCGACGTCGACGCGGCTGCAGTCGCCTCGGCTCGCCTCACTCTCGCGAGCTATGCGAACGCCGGTTTAGTGAGTGTTTCTTGGGATGACGCTGGGGAGCAGATCCCTGATTCGTCGGCCGATGTAGTGCTTCTTAACCCGCCGTTCCATGATGGCGCGGGGATCGACACAAGCCTCGTGGAGCATCTCCTCGATAACGCCGACCGTCTCCTTGCATCCGGCGGCGAGCTCTACCTCGTCTACAACTCGCACCTGGCTTATTTACCCGCGGTGCGACGACAATTCGGTATTGTCCAACAAATCGTAAGAGACCGTCGTTTTACAGTGCTCAAAGCTTGGCAAAACCAGGGAAATAGAGATTTGTAA
- a CDS encoding ABC transporter substrate-binding protein: MKLKLVSLALATLTVLAACATTATPSGAGSAAGANAIQIGTTDKVSALDPAGSWDNGSANVENQVYPYLVGILPGAKTNEPQPLLGDSAKFTSPTEYTVTLKDGLTFANGHKLTASDVKFSFDRQLKIADPHGPSSMLASLKEVKTPNENTVVFVLKEPDQTFPQVLTTVASLIVDEEVFPADKILPDTEIVKAKPFGGQYTIADYQPGSLINFAPNAAYTGNLEPVKNDGVVMRVYADASNLRLDLENGTLDVGYRQLAATDIEALSKNENLKLEKGAGGEMRYITFNMDTMPFGAKTAQADPAKAKAVRAAIADLVDREALSRDVYKGTYTPLLSYLPKGFDGSKDTLAKAYGNGSGAPDAARAAKRLADAGVATPVTIALQYNPDHYGKNSGDEYAAIKTQLEKSGLFTVNLASTEWVQYSKERIADAYPVYQLGWFPDYVDPDNYLAPFFGTDTFVQNHYANKAVQEKVAAQRTEADRAKRAAIIDEIQAQVTADLPTLPLLQGQQVVVMKKDVSGFELGASYKLYYAPVAKGK, translated from the coding sequence ATGAAACTGAAACTCGTATCGCTCGCACTCGCTACCCTCACCGTGCTGGCTGCATGCGCAACGACCGCAACGCCTAGCGGTGCGGGTTCAGCTGCGGGCGCGAACGCGATCCAGATCGGAACCACGGACAAGGTCTCGGCGCTGGACCCGGCCGGCTCGTGGGATAACGGCTCGGCGAACGTGGAAAACCAGGTCTACCCCTACCTCGTGGGTATCTTGCCGGGTGCGAAAACGAACGAGCCGCAGCCTCTGCTTGGCGATTCGGCAAAATTCACCTCGCCCACCGAGTACACGGTCACCCTCAAGGATGGCCTGACGTTCGCGAATGGCCACAAGCTCACCGCTTCGGACGTGAAGTTCTCCTTCGATCGGCAGCTCAAAATTGCAGACCCTCACGGGCCGTCGTCGATGCTGGCCTCACTGAAGGAAGTGAAAACGCCCAACGAGAACACGGTGGTGTTCGTGCTCAAGGAGCCGGACCAAACCTTCCCGCAGGTCCTGACCACGGTGGCGTCGCTGATTGTGGACGAAGAAGTATTCCCGGCGGATAAGATCCTGCCCGATACCGAGATCGTGAAGGCCAAGCCGTTCGGCGGCCAGTACACGATCGCTGATTACCAGCCCGGTTCGCTCATCAACTTCGCGCCGAACGCCGCCTACACAGGCAACCTGGAGCCGGTGAAGAACGACGGCGTGGTGATGCGCGTGTATGCGGACGCCTCGAATCTGCGCCTGGATCTGGAAAACGGCACGCTCGACGTCGGCTACCGCCAGCTCGCGGCTACCGACATCGAGGCGCTGTCGAAGAACGAGAACCTCAAGCTCGAGAAGGGCGCGGGCGGCGAGATGCGCTACATTACCTTCAACATGGATACGATGCCGTTCGGCGCGAAAACTGCGCAGGCTGACCCTGCAAAGGCAAAGGCTGTGCGCGCGGCGATTGCGGATCTTGTGGATCGCGAGGCGCTCTCGCGCGACGTTTACAAGGGCACCTACACTCCGCTCCTTTCCTACCTTCCGAAGGGTTTCGACGGCTCGAAGGACACGCTCGCGAAGGCGTACGGCAACGGTTCGGGCGCGCCCGACGCGGCCCGCGCGGCAAAGCGCCTCGCCGACGCCGGCGTCGCCACTCCCGTCACGATCGCCTTGCAGTACAACCCGGATCACTACGGCAAGAACTCGGGTGATGAGTATGCGGCGATTAAGACCCAGCTGGAGAAGTCCGGCCTGTTCACAGTGAACCTGGCGTCCACGGAGTGGGTGCAGTACTCCAAGGAGCGCATCGCGGACGCCTACCCGGTCTACCAGCTCGGCTGGTTCCCGGACTACGTGGATCCGGACAACTATCTCGCGCCGTTCTTCGGTACGGACACGTTCGTGCAGAACCACTACGCGAATAAGGCCGTGCAGGAGAAGGTTGCGGCCCAGCGCACCGAGGCTGATCGGGCCAAGCGCGCGGCGATTATCGACGAGATCCAGGCGCAGGTGACGGCCGATCTGCCCACGCTCCCGTTGCTCCAAGGCCAGCAGGTCGTGGTGATGAAGAAGGACGTGTCCGGTTTCGAACTGGGTGCCTCCTACAAGCTGTACTACGCGCCGGTTGCGAAGGGTAAGTAA
- a CDS encoding ABC transporter substrate-binding protein, whose product MAKKLQLAALAVASATVLAACATTSAPQGGGASASGNTITVGTTDKITSLDPAGMYDNGSFQALVQVYPFLVDVKPGATEPTPVPNIVTSAEFTSPNEYTVKLKDGLTFANGHKLTSSDVKFSFDRDVKIADENGPSSLLANLESVSAPDDSTVVFKLKQPNDQTFPQILGSPAGLIVDEEVFPADKILPDADIVKAKPFAGQYEIASYNPGELMSLTPFAGYKGEIGKVENGSVTVKYYADANNLRLDTENGAVDVAWRQLTATDVQSMAKNDKLKVVNGPGGEIRYMVFNFDTMPFGAKADGADPKKAQAVRAAVAHLVDRAAIAKDVYKDTYTPLYSYVPDGLATATPTLKDAYGDGSGKPDAEKAKKVLADAGVQVPVALNLQYNPDHYGKNSGDEYAAVKSQLEASGLFTVNLQSTEWVQYSKDRTNDVYPVYQLGWFPDISDPDNYLAPFFGKDNFVANHYENPTVQDLVAKEVATPDKAAREKMLVDIQKQVTADLPTLPLLQGSQIAVTGKDVSGVVLDGSFKLRYASIKK is encoded by the coding sequence ATGGCAAAGAAACTCCAGCTTGCAGCGCTCGCCGTCGCCAGCGCAACCGTCCTCGCCGCGTGCGCAACCACCTCGGCCCCGCAAGGAGGCGGCGCTTCGGCGTCGGGAAACACGATCACCGTGGGCACAACCGACAAGATCACGTCGCTTGACCCGGCCGGCATGTACGACAACGGTTCGTTCCAGGCGCTCGTGCAGGTCTACCCGTTCCTCGTGGACGTGAAGCCTGGCGCCACGGAGCCCACTCCGGTGCCGAATATTGTGACGTCGGCGGAGTTTACCTCGCCCAACGAGTACACGGTGAAGCTCAAGGACGGCCTGACGTTCGCCAACGGCCACAAGCTCACCTCCTCGGACGTGAAGTTCTCCTTCGATCGCGACGTGAAGATCGCGGACGAGAACGGCCCGTCCTCGCTACTCGCGAACCTCGAGTCGGTGTCCGCTCCGGACGATTCGACGGTAGTTTTTAAGCTCAAGCAGCCCAACGATCAGACCTTCCCACAGATCCTCGGCTCGCCTGCGGGGCTGATCGTGGACGAAGAAGTGTTCCCGGCAGACAAGATCCTCCCCGACGCGGACATCGTCAAGGCGAAGCCGTTCGCCGGACAGTACGAGATCGCCTCATATAACCCGGGCGAACTCATGTCGCTCACCCCGTTCGCTGGCTATAAGGGCGAGATCGGCAAGGTAGAGAACGGCTCGGTGACGGTCAAGTACTACGCCGACGCCAACAACCTGCGCCTCGACACCGAAAACGGCGCCGTGGACGTGGCCTGGCGCCAGCTCACTGCCACCGACGTGCAGTCGATGGCGAAGAACGACAAGCTCAAGGTGGTCAACGGCCCGGGCGGCGAGATCCGCTACATGGTGTTCAACTTCGACACGATGCCGTTCGGTGCGAAGGCCGACGGTGCGGACCCGAAGAAGGCGCAGGCCGTGCGCGCCGCCGTCGCGCATCTCGTGGACCGCGCCGCGATCGCCAAGGACGTCTACAAGGACACCTACACCCCGCTGTACTCCTACGTTCCGGACGGGCTCGCAACCGCAACCCCAACTCTCAAGGACGCCTACGGCGACGGCTCGGGCAAGCCAGACGCCGAGAAGGCGAAGAAGGTGCTCGCCGACGCCGGTGTGCAGGTTCCCGTTGCGCTCAACTTGCAGTACAACCCGGATCACTACGGCAAGAACTCGGGCGACGAGTACGCGGCCGTGAAGAGCCAGCTGGAGGCCTCGGGCCTGTTTACAGTGAACCTGCAGTCCACCGAGTGGGTGCAGTACTCGAAGGACCGCACGAACGACGTCTACCCGGTCTACCAGCTCGGCTGGTTCCCGGACATCTCGGATCCGGACAACTACCTCGCCCCGTTCTTCGGCAAGGACAACTTCGTGGCTAACCACTACGAGAACCCCACCGTGCAGGATCTCGTGGCGAAGGAAGTGGCCACGCCGGATAAGGCGGCCCGCGAGAAGATGCTCGTGGACATCCAAAAGCAGGTGACCGCGGATCTGCCTACCCTCCCGCTGCTCCAGGGCAGCCAGATTGCTGTGACCGGCAAGGACGTTTCCGGAGTGGTTCTGGACGGAAGCTTCAAGCTTCGATACGCCTCGATTAAGAAGTAG